In the Theobroma cacao cultivar B97-61/B2 chromosome 1, Criollo_cocoa_genome_V2, whole genome shotgun sequence genome, one interval contains:
- the LOC18601752 gene encoding uncharacterized protein LOC18601752, whose translation MRGFLGRLNYIARFISQLTCKCDPIFKLLRKRDLGEWNEECQIAFDKIKEYITNPLVLVPLMADKPLILYLTVNKNSMGCVLGQHDGTEKKERAVYYLSKKFMEYESKYSALEKIRVARWQVLLSEYDIVYVSQKSIKGSAIADFLADRANEDYESVSFDFPDEDLMAVLHIEEGGPIELNPWKVYFDGAFNALGHEIGAVLISPNGKYYPATTRLNFNCTNNMAEYEALVMGLQVAIEMKANAIDVYGDSALIADALATLAAIFKIKEATDVRHFDLEVREVSAHCLNIEEKVDGKPWYHDIMQYIKHQAYPENVTDNDKRTLRRLAMGFFLSGEVLYKRSRDQVLLRCVDVAKANKIMKEVHERTYGAHANGHMLARQIMRAGYYWLTLESDCINFARKCYKCQVYADRIHAPPAPLHVFTAPWSFSMWGMDVIGFITPKASNGHRFILVAIDYFTKWVEAASYANVTQKGVCKFIQKEIICRYGLTERIITDNASNLNGTMVKDVCAKFKIKHHNSTTYRPKMNGAVETANKNIKKIIEKMTEVYKDWHEKLPFALHAYRTSVRTSTRATPYSLVYGAEIVLPVEVEIPSLRVLMKTELKDAEWVRSRYEQLNLIEEKRLAALCHGQMYQRRMMRAYEKKVHPRQFRE comes from the exons ATGAGAGGATTTTTAGGGAGGTTGAATTATATTGCTCGATTTATATCCCAACTCACCTGCAAATGTGATCCAATCTTCAAGCTGCTTCGAAAACGAGACCTAGGAGAATGGAATGAAGAATGTCAAATagcctttgataaaatcaaagaatataTCACAAATCCACTGGTGTTGGTGCCACTGATGGCCGACAAACctcttattttgtatttgactGTGAATAAGAATTCTATGGGATGTGTGTTGGGACAACATGATGGAACCGAGAAGAAAGAACGGGCCGTATATTACTTGAGCAAGAAATTCATGGAGTATGAGTCCAAATACTCTGCGCTCGAAAAGAT AAGAGTAGCTCGATGGCAAGTGCTATTGTCTGAgtatgatattgtgtatgtgtcccaaaaatcaatcaaagggAGCGCTATCGCTGATTTCCTTGCAGATCGAGCTAATGAGGATTATGAATCTGTAAGTTTCGATTTTCCAGATGAAGATTTGATGGCCGTTTTGCATATAGAAGAGGGTGGTCCCATTGAACTTAATCCATGGAAGGTGTATTTCGATGGAGCATTCAATGCTTTGGGGCACGAAATTGGGGCAGTGTTGATTTCTCCAAATGGAAAGTACTATCCAGCCACGACGAGATTGAATTTCAATTGTACTAATAATATGGCGGAGTATGAGGCATTGGTAATGGGATTACAAGTAGCAATTGAGATGAAGGCTAACGCGATAGATGTTTACGGAGATTCGGCTTTA ATTGCTGATGCCTTGGCCACCCTCGCAGcgatattcaaaataaaagaggcAACTGATGTACGCCATTTTGATTTAGAAGTCCGTGAAGTCTCTGCACACTGCTTGAATATTGAAGAAAAGGTTGATGGTAAGCCGTGGTATCATGATATCATGCAATACATCAAGCACCAGGCATATCCTGAAAATGTCACGGACAATGACAAGCGAACTCTTAGAAGATTAGCAATGGGTTTCTTCCTTAGCGGAGAAGTGCTCTACAAAAGGAGTCGAGATCAAGTACTCTTGAGATGTGTGGATGTTGCGAAAGccaacaaaataatgaaagaagTCCACGAAAGAACTTATGGAGCTCATGCTAATGGACATATGTTGGCTAGACAAATTATGAGAGCTGGTTATTATTGGTTGACATTGGAATCAGACTGCATAAACTTTGCTCGAAAATGCTACAAGTGTCAAGTATACGCTGATAGAATCCATGCTCCACCAGCCCCATTGCATGTTTTCACAGCACCTTGGTCATTTTCAATGTGGGGAATGGATGTGATTGGGTTTATTACGCCAAAAGCCTCTAATGGGCATCGATTCATATTGGTGGCCATTGATTATTTCACGAAGTGGGTAGAAGCAGCTTCCTATGCTAATGTGACACAAAAAGGGGTGTGCAAGTTCATCCAAAAAGAGATCATATGTCGGTATGGGCTTACAGAAAGGATCATTACGGATAACGCAAGCAATTTGAATGGTACGATGGTGAAGGATGTTTGCGCTAAATTCAAGATCAAGCATCATAACTCGACAACTTACCGTCCGAAGATGAACGGAGCGGTAGAGACAGCCaacaaaaacatcaaaaagATTATCGAAAAGATGACTGAAGTTTATAAAGACTGGCATGAGAAACTTCCTTTTGCCTTACATGCATATCGAACTTCTGTGCGTACCTCCACCAGGGCAACTCCGTACTCATTAGTATACGGTGCAGAAATAGTTCTACCTGTTGAAGTagaaatcccatcattgaGGGTGTTGATGAAAACAGAATTGAAAGATGCTGAGTGGGTTCGTTCCCGCTACGAACAACTGAATCTGATTGAGGAAAAAAGGCTTGCGGCTCTTTGTCATGGTCAGATGTACCAACGAAGGATGATGCGAGCATACGAGAAAAAAGTTCATCCCAGGCAGTTTCGAGAATGA
- the LOC18612139 gene encoding zinc finger BED domain-containing protein RICESLEEPER 2 has product MDMSDAVVANSSRLKSIVWNDFDRVKKGDTFVAICRHCKKKLSGSSTSGTSHLRNHLIRCQRRSNHGIAQYFSGREKKKEGSLAVVTIDQEQKKDEVLSLVNLRYEQEQIKNEPVTIGNSSLDQRRSQFDLARMIILHNYPLDMVDHVGFKIFVRNLQPLFELVTYNKVEADCMEIYAKEKQRVYEVLDKFPGKISVTADVWTASDDSAYLSLTAHYIDEDWQLKKRILNFVTIDPSHTEDMHSEVIMTCLMDWDIDRKLFSMIFDSYTSENIVDRIRDRLSQNRFLYCNGQLFDVRCAVDLLNRMVQDALDALCEVTQKIRESIRYVKSSEATQSMFIELAHEVQVESQKCLRIDNPLKWNSTFLMLEVALEYRKVFCCLQDRDPVNMKFLPSDLEWDRVSVIASFLKLFVEVTNVFTRSKYPTANIFFPEICDIHLQLIEWCKNPDDYINSLAVKMRKKFEDYWDKCSLGLAVAAMLDPRFKMKLLEYYYPQLYGDSASELIDDVFECIKSLYNEHSMVSPLASSLDQGLSWQVSGIPGSGKDSRDRLMGFDKFLHETSQSDGSNSDLDKYLEDPLFPRNVDFNILNWWKVHTPSYPILSMMAHNILGIPISKVAAESTFDTGGRVVDHNWSSLPPTTVQALMCSQDWIRSELES; this is encoded by the coding sequence ATGGATATGTCTGATGCAGTCGTAGCAAATTCGAGCAGATTGAAATCTATTGTATGGAATGACTTTGATAGGGTTAAAAAGGGTGATACATTTGTGGCTATTTGTAGGCATTGTAAAAAGAAGCTTAGTGGATCAAGTACTAGTGGAACCTCACATCTGAGGAACCATTTAATTAGGTGTCAGAGAAGATCTAATCATGGCATAGCTCAATACTTTTCTGgtagagaaaagaaaaaggaaggatCTCTGGCTGTTGTAACTATTGATCAAGAGCAGAAGAAGGATGAAGTACTTAGCCTTGTGAATCTTAGATATGAACAGGAGCAGATTAAAAATGAGCCTGTTACAATTGGCAATAGTAGCTTGGATCAAAGGCGGAGCCAATTTGATCTTGCCCGCATGATCATATTGCATAACTACCCCTTGGATATGGTGGACCATGTTGGATTCAAGATATTTGTCAGGAATCTGCAGCCATTGTTTGAACTTGTTACATATAATAAAGTTGAAGCTGATTGCATGGAAATCTATGCAAAGGAGAAGCAAAGGGTGTATGAGGTTTTGGATAAGTTCCCTGGAAAAATCAGTGTAACTGCTGATGTGTGGACTGCTTCAGATGATTCTGCATACTTGAGTTTGACAGCACACTACATTGATGAGGATTGGCAATTAAAAAAGAGGATTCTGAATTTTGTTACTATTGATCCTTCTCATACAGAGGACATGCATTCAGAGGTTATAATGACTTGTTTGATGGATTGGGATATAGATCGTAAGTTGTTTTCTATGATATTCGATAGTTATACCAGTGAAAACATTGTCGATAGAATCAGAGATCGGCTGTCACAAAATAGGTTCCTTTATTGTAATGGTCAATTATTTGATGTACGCTGTGCAGTAGATCTACTCAATCGCATGGTTCAGGATGCCTTGGATGCTCTTTGTGAAGTTACCCAGAAAATTCGGGAAAGCATCCGCTATGTTAAAAGTTCAGAAGCTACACAGTCTATGTTCATTGAGCTGGCTCATGAGGTGCAGGTTGAAAGTCAAAAATGCTTACGTATTGATAATCCATTGAAATGGAACTCGACTTTTTTGATGCTTGAAGTTGCTTTAGAATACAGGAAAGTTTTCTGTTGTCTGCAGGATCGTGACCCTGTCAACATGAAGTTTCTCCCATCTGATTTGGAGTGGGATAGAGTGAGTGTCATTGCTAGCTTCTTGAAGCTGTTTGTAGAAGTTACTAATGTTTTTACAAGAAGTAAGTATCCAACTGCAAATATATTTTTCCCCGAGATCTGTGATATTCACTTGCAGTTGATTGAATGGTGCAAGAATCCTGATGATTACATCAATTCCCTGGCTGTTAAGATGAGGAAGAAGTTTGAAGACTACTGGGACAAGTGCAGTCTGGGTTTAGCAGTTGCGGCTATGTTAGATCCTCGATTCAAAATGAAACTATTGGAGTATTACTACCCACAATTATATGGCGATAGTGCTTCGGAGCTTATTGATGATGTTTTTGAGTGTattaaatcactttacaatgAACATTCTATGGTCTCTCCATTAGCTTCTTCCCTTGATCAGGGACTGAGTTGGCAAGTGAGTGGTATTCCTGGCTCTGGAAAAGATTCTAGGGATAGGCTGATGGGGTTTGACAAGTTCCTTCATGAAACTTCTCAGAGTGATGGCTCTAATTCGGATTTAGACAAGTACCTGGAGGATCCTCTTTTTCCTCGTAATGTTGATTTCAACATACTAAATTGGTGGAAGGTTCACACTCCAAGCTATCCTATCCTATCTATGATGGCGCACAATATTCTAGGAATTCCTATATCAAAAGTTGCAGCAGAATCAACATTTGACACTGGAGGAAGAGTGGTCGATCATAATTGGAGCTCATTGCCTCCAACTACTGTTCAAGCCTTGATGTGTTCACAAGATTGGATAAGGAGTGAACTCGAGAGTTAG